The Diospyros lotus cultivar Yz01 chromosome 15, ASM1463336v1, whole genome shotgun sequence genome has a window encoding:
- the LOC127792005 gene encoding uncharacterized protein LOC127792005, with protein sequence MESHKPEMLPNSSVTPNSVKPKPNSTTQNPGEPSEESRVHGQETAVVKKQGSIGTLEVFIHQARDIHNICIYHKQDVYAKICLTSNPETTVSTQIINGGGRNPVFNESLKLKVKTIGSSLKCEIWMLSRVRNYLEDQLLGFALVPLSDVVTEDGKLENEFSLSSSDLFHSPAGFVQLTLSYTGASPEVFEISTPRSSAAANPVSDPNELDKIEFPDPKIVNENELMVSEYFGIPPADYESTNPESPSSVENGEHLSSEDTTVEMAEDLPTGGLDGAEVSKTETPPSIVSTSVSPLASVPASPPSASNTPGASKQLKEDSVSSLKEKKEDASEAESGSSALPVINVNIEPEQKVVQQEIVDMYMKSMQQFTESLAKMKLPLDIDNAPANSGDTKSDEKVQAPKSNGRSPKVFYGSRAFF encoded by the coding sequence ATGGAGTCTCACAAACCAGAGATGCTGCCAAACTCTTCTGTTACCCCAAATTCCGTGAAGCCAAAACCCAACTCCACAACCCAGAATCCTGGTGAGCCATCAGAAGAATCTAGGGTTCATGGCCAGGAAACAGCGGTGGTAAAGAAGCAGGGGTCTATTGGGACTCTTGAGGTTTTCATACATCAAGCAAGGGACATCCACAACATATGCATATACCACAAGCAAGATGTGTATGCCAAGATTTGCTTGACTAGTAATCCTGAGACAACGGTTTCAACCCAGATCATTAATGGTGGAGGGAGGAATCCAGTCTTCAATGAGAGTCTCAAGCTCAAAGTCAAGACAATTGGTTCATCTCTGAAATGTGAGATATGGATGCTGAGCAGGGTGAGGAATTATCTTGAAGATCAGTTGTTGGGCTTTGCTCTGGTGCCTCTTTCTGATGTTGTCACCGAGGATGGGAAGCTGGAGAATGAATTTTCCCTCTCCTCCAGTGATCTTTTCCATTCTCCTGCTGGTTTTGTCCAATTGACCCTCTCCTACACTGGAGCTTCTCCGGAAGTCTTTGAAATATCTACACCCCGCTCTTCTGCCGCTGCAAACCCTGTTTCTGACCCTAATGAACTTGATAAGATTGAGTTCCCCGATCCAAAGATTGTGAATGAAAATGAGTTGATGGTTTCAGAGTATTTTGGGATTCCTCCTGCTGATTATGAGTCCACAAATCCAGAAAGCCCGAGCTCAGTAGAGAACGGTGAGCACCTTAGTTCAGAAGATACCACTGTTGAAATGGCTGAGGACCTTCCAACGGGTGGTCTCGACGGTGCTGAAGTTTCAAAAACTGAAACTCCGCCTAGTATCGTTTCAACTAGTGTCTCTCCTTTGGCATCAGTTCCAGCAAGCCCACCATCTGCATCCAATACCCCGGGAGCTTCTAAACAACTAAAGGAAGACAGTGTTTCGTCTCTTAAGGAGAAAAAGGAAGATGCCAGCGAGGCTGAGAGCGGTTCCTCTGCATTACCAGTTATTAATGTGAACATTGAGCCCGAGCAGAAGGTTGTGCAGCAAGAGATCGTCGATATGTACATGAAAAGCATGCAGCAGTTCACTGAATCACTGGCAAAGATGAAGCTCCCTCTGGACATTGACAACGCGCCTGCTAATTCAGGTGATACGAAGTCGGATGAGAAAGTACAGGCCCCAAAAAGCAATGGCCGAAGCCCGAAAGTGTTTTATGGGAGTAGAGCGTTCTTCTGA
- the LOC127791927 gene encoding heterogeneous nuclear ribonucleoprotein 1-like codes for MQSDLGKLFVGGISWDTNEERLKEYFSAYGEVLEAVIMKDRSTGRARGFGFIVFADPSVAERVTKEKHSIDGRMVEAKKAVPRDDQSTMSRSSSSIHGSPGPGRTRKIFVGGLASTVTESDFKKYFEQFGTITDVVVMYDHNTQRPRGFGFITYDSEAAVDKVLLRTFHELNGKMVEVKRAVPKELVQDPTRSPLGGYNHGLSRINSFLSGYTPGYSPNTVGGYGPRMDGRLNPIIGGRGGFSAVGSDYGMGLNPNFGGSANFNSTLSYGRGLSPYYVGNSNRFTTPAGFDAGNGGNTSFFSSGTRNLWGNGGLNYGTNSTSSNAYMGSGSGTIGGTFANSGVGWGSSPISLQGGGNVSGHGGNLGYSVSNNSYALGGGGYGRNSATNAPTSSSNSSGGALTDFYSSSSVYGDPAWLLKEPEREGSGAFGFGLGSGVSDAPMESSPNYVGGYGISKRQPHRGFAG; via the exons ATGCAATCCGATCTTGGAAAGTTGTTTGTTGGTGGAATTTCGTGGGACACCAATGAAGAGCGCTTGAAGGAGTACTTCAGTGCATATGGGGAAGTTTTGGAAGCAGTGATTATGAAGGATCGGAGCACCGGGCGTGCCCGAGGTTTTGGTTTTATCGTCTTTGCTGATCCTTCAGTGGCAGAGAGAGTGACTAAGGAGAAACACAGTATTGATGGTAGGATG GTTGAGGCCAAAAAGGCTGTTCCAAGGGATGACCAAAGCACCATGAGTAGAAGCAGTAGTAGCATTCATGGCTCTCCTGGTCCAGGACGTACGAGGAAGATTTTTGTTGGAGGTTTGGCGTCCACAGTCACAGAGAGCGACTTTAAGAAGTATTTTGAGCAGTTTGGTACCATTACAGATGTTGTGGTGATGTACGATCACAACACTCAAAGACCAAGAGGCTTTGGATTCATCACATATGATTCAGAGGCTGCAGTGGACAAAGTGTTGCTAAGAACTTTCCACGAGTTGAATGGTAAAATGGTTGAGGTAAAGCGTGCGGTCCCAAAAGAGTTGGTGCAAGATCCTACCCGAAGTCCACTTGGTGGATATAACCATGGCTTGAGTAGGATCAATAGCTTCCTTAGTGGATACACTCCTGGATACTCTCCTAATACAGTTGGGGGTTATGGTCCTAGAATGGATGGCAGACTCAATCCAATTATAGGTGGTCGAGGCGGCTTTTCTGCAGTTGGTTCTGATTATGGAATGGGTTTGAACCCAAATTTTGGAGGAAGTGCAAATTTCAATAGCACTCTCAGCTATGGTCGGGGATTGAGCCCGTATTATGTTGGTAATTCAAACAGATTTACCACTCCTGCTGGGTTTGATGCGGGGAATGGAGGAAACACTTCCTTCTTTAGCTCAGGGACTCGAAACTTGTGGGGGAATGGAGGGCTTAATTATGGAACAAACTCAACAAGTTCAAATGCCTATATGGGATCTGGAAGTGGAACCATTGGAGGTACCTTTGCCAACAGTGGAGTTGGTTGGGGTTCATCTCCAATTTCACTCCAAGGTGGTGGTAATGTTTCTGGTCATGGTGGGAATCTCGGTTACAGTGTTAGTAATAACAGCTATGCTTTAGGAGGGGGCGGTTATGGAAGAAATAGTGCAACTAATGCACCCACCTCATCATCAAATAGCAGTGGTGGGGCTCTCACAGACTTCTACAGTAGTAGTTCGGTTTATGGGGACCCTGCTTGGCTTTTAAAAGAACCTGAGAGAGAGGGATCAGGTGCATTTGGTTTTGGGCTTGGCAGTGGAGTGTCTGATGCTCCTATGGAAAGTTCTCCTAATTATGTTGGTGGCTATGGCATTTCTAAGAGGCAGCCACATAGAG GATTTGCTGGCTAG